The following coding sequences are from one Gossypium raimondii isolate GPD5lz chromosome 4, ASM2569854v1, whole genome shotgun sequence window:
- the LOC105780116 gene encoding putative ABC transporter C family member 15 isoform X1, with the protein MEVSLEVVNVPFAIALLAWIIIDILKRRGHENDSNNDDDVKGKIRGYLRVFNVVTVVFSIIIFVLNLGFGFYTYWNYGIVPTKSVCLAITWFVASLVLIYWMNRGFSELKPRPPLVLILWWVFSFGLVSFSVLVYVVRLLGFRELPYRLPEPDIVDVVSLPLLVLFCCRCCCRPLSHGELERPLLLRKENDDDSSFNNASLWSQLTFQWLNPLFEKGRIEKLELHHIPSVPESETADNASLLLEESIRKQKTKSTSLPKAITGTVWKSLAINAVFAGLNTIASYIGPFLISNFVNFLTQKDDSSSYHYGLVLAFIFFFSKTVESLTQRLWYFGAHRIGIRVRAALTVLIYKKSLSTKFVGPSNGKVINLINVDAERIGDFCWYIHGVWLLPIQVFLALVILYWNLGAAPSVAAVFATILVMVSNTPLANRQERLHSKIMEAKDSRIKVTSETLKSMRVLKLHSWEPTFLNKLLQLRETERNWLKKYLYTCSAVAFLFWASPTLVSVITFGVCILLETPLTSGTVLSALATFRILQEPIYNLPELISMIAQTKVSFDRIQEFLGEEDQRKFITSSGPKESGVAVEIKAGEYAWDSSSQSLKNPTIKITEKMKIMKGYKIAICGSVGSGKSSLLCSILGEIPRISGAVIKVYGKKAYVPQRPWVQTGTIRENILFGKDMDDAFYERVLEACALNQDIEMWDNKDMSVVGERGMNLSGGQKQRIQLARAVYSDSDIYILDDPFSAVDAHTGTHLFKKCLKGLLSEKTVIYATHQLEFLDAADLVLVMKDGLVVQSGKYEELIADSDGELVRQMNAHRKSLDQMNPPQDNDSLIAKPCQISQIEVIEEKYGDPICFGKLFERSQEEETETGRVKWSVYSTFVTAAYKGALVPVVLLCQVLFQGLQIGSNYWIAWATEENHKVSREQLIGTFVMLSGGSSIFILGRAVLLATIAIETAQRLFLGMITSVFRAPISFFDSTPSSRILNRSSTDQSTLDTDIPYRLAGLAFALIQLFSIIILMSHVAWQIFLLFIAILGISFWYQTYYITTARELARMVGSRKAPILHHFSESITGAGTIRCFNQEDRFIEKNLSLIDDYSRVAFHNSGTMEWLCVRINFLFNFVFFLVLIILVSLPRSTIDPSLAGLAATYGLNLNVLQAWVIWNLCNVENKMISVERVLQFTNIASEAPLVIEDRRPKPEWPTEGTIELENLQVQYKPTLPVVLKGITCTFPGEMKIGVVGRTGSGKSTLIQALFRVVEPSGGRIIIDGVDISTIGLQDLRSRLGIIPQDPTLFQGTIRTNLDPLQQHTDQEIWEVLDKCRLADIVRQDQRLLDAPVAEDGENWSVGQRQLVCLARVLLKKRRILVLDEATASIDTATDNVIQETIREETSKCTVITVAHRIPTVIDNDLVLVLDKGKIVEYDKPGNLLEDSCSSFSKLVAEFLRSSPKSNNNNNVHHR; encoded by the exons ATGGAggtttctttagaagttgtaaATGTACCATTTGCTATTGCTTTACTAGCATGGATTATTATAGATATATTGAAACGTAGAGGACATGAAAATGATagtaataatgatgatgatgtaaAAGGTAAAATAAGGGGATATTTAAGAGTTTTTAATGTTGTCACTGTTGTGTTTAGTATTAtaatctttgttttaaatttgggttttgggttttatacTTATTGGAATTATGGAATTGTCCCTACCAAAAGTGTTTGTTTAGCTATCACTTGGTTTGTAGCTAGTTTAGTGTTAATATATTGGATGAACAGAGGTTTTAGTGAACTTAAACCACGGCCTCCTTTGGTTTTGATACTATGGTGGGTGTTTTCGTTCGGTTTGGTTTCGTTTTCGGTACTTGTTTATGTTGTTCGCTTGTTGGGGTTCAGAGAATTGCCTTACCGGTTGCCGGAACCTGACATTGTCGATGTTGTTTCCTTGCCTTTgttggttttgttttgttgtcGTTGTTGTTGTCGTCCTTTGTCTCACGGTGAACTCGAACGTCCGTTATTGCTTCGTAAGGAGAATGATGATGATAGTAGTTTCAATAATGCTAGTCTATGGAGCCAACTCACATTTCAATGGCTAAACCCTTTGTTTGAAAAGGGTCGAATCGAGAAACTTGAATTGCACCATATTCCTTCAGTTCCAGAATCTGAAACTGCAGACAATGCTTCGTTGTTGCTTGAAGAATCGATTcgaaaacagaaaacaaaatccACTTCATTGCCAAAAGCAATAACTGGTACCGTATGGAAGTCTCTGGCTATAAATGCAGTTTTTGCAG GGCTTAATACAATTGCTTCATATATTGGACCTTTCCTTATAAGCAACTTTGTGAATTTCTTAACACAAAAGGATGATAGTTCAAGCTACCACTATGGACTGGTTCTTgcatttatcttcttcttttcgAAGACCGTGGAATCGTTGACTCAACGGCTGTGGTACTTCGGTGCTCATAGGATCGGAATAAGGGTTCGTGCGGCTCTCACGGTGTTGATTTACAAAAAGTCTTTATCAACTAAGTTTGTTGGTCCAAGCAATGGAAAAGTCATTAATCTCATCAATGTAGATGCTGAGAGGATTGGAGACTTTTGTTGGTACATTCATGGAGTTTGGTTGTTACCTATACAAGTCTTTCTAGCCTTGGTAATACTTTACTGGAATCTCGGGGCGGCTCCTTCTGTTGCTGCCGTTTTTGCTACGATTTTGGTGATGGTGAGCAACACTCCGTTGGCTAATAGGCAGGAAAGGCTTCATTCCAAGATCATGGAAGCTAAGGATTCGAGGATAAAAGTGACTTCGGAGACTCTAAAAAGCATGAGAGTCTTGAAACTTCATTCATGGGAGCCTACGTTCTTGAATAAGCTTCTTCAACTTAGGGAAACAGAGAGGAACTGGCTTAAGAAGTACTTATATACGTGCTCGGCTGTTGCGTTTCTGTTTTGGGCATCACCGACTCTCGTGTCAGTCATCACGTTCGGTGTCTGCATTTTGTTGGAAACTCCATTAACATCAGGGACAGTACTTTCAGCTCTAGCAACTTTTCGGATTCTACAAGAACCTATATACAACCTTCCGGAGCTAATTTCCATGATTGCTCAGACAAAAGTCTCATTCGATCGAATTCAAGAGTTCCTTGGAGAAGAAGATCAAAGGAAGTTCATTACTAGCTCTGGTCCAAAAGAATCTGGTGTTGCAGTCGAAATCAAGGCAGGGGAATATGCTTGGGACTCAAGTAGCCAAAGCTTAAAGAACCCAACCATCAAAATCACAGAGAAGATGAAGATAATGAAAGGTTACAAGATAGCCATTTGTGGCTCCGTTGGCTCAGGTAAATCGAGCCTGCTTTGTAGCATACTAGGTGAGATCCCTAGGATTTCTGGTGCAGTTATTAAGGTTTACGGGAAAAAGGCTTATGTTCCTCAAAGACCTTGGGTTCAAACAGGCACTATTAGAGAGAATATATTATTCGGGAAGGATATGGATGATGCTTTCTATGAACGTGTTCTTGAAGCATGTGCCTTGAACCAAGATATTGAGATGTGGGATAATAAAGATATGAGTGTTGTCGGAGAACGGGGAATGAACTTAAGTGGAGGCCAAAAGCAGAGGATTCAATTGGCAAGGGCTGTTTACAGTGATTCCGATATTTATATCCTAGATGACCCTTTTAGTGCAGTTGATGCTCATACAGGAACGCATTTGTTCAAG AAATGTCTAAAGGGATTGTTGTCCGAGAAGACTGTCATTTATGCTACCCACCAATTAGAATTTCTAGATGCAGCAGACCTTGTTCTG GTGATGAAAGATGGTCTCGTTGTTCAGTCAGGGAAATACGAGGAGTTGATTGCTGATTCCGATGGTGAACTTGTTAGGCAAATGAATGCTCATAGGAAATCATTAGACCAAATGAATCCGCCCCAAGACAACGATTCCTTGATTGCCAAACCGTGTCAAATTAGTCAAATTGAAGTTATAGAAGAAAAATATGGAGATCCGATTTGCTTTGGCAAGCTCTTCGAACGGAGTCAAGAAGAAGAAACGGAAACCGGTCGTGTCAAATGGAGTGTTTACTCAACCTTTGTTACTGCAGCTTATAAGGGAGCTCTCGTTCCGGTCGTTCTCTTATGTCAAGTTCTCTTTCAAGGACTACAAATAGGAAGCAATTACTGGATTGCGTGGGCAACCGAGGAAAATCACAAGGTATCAAGAGAACAGTTAATAGGCACATTTGTTATGTTGTCTGGTGGAAGCTCTATCTTCATACTGGGAAGGGCAGTTTTGTTGGCAACTATTGCGATCGAAACAGCTCAACGTCTCTTCCTCGGAATGATAACATCAGTTTTTCGTGCACCCATTTCGTTCTTTGACTCAACACCCTCAAGTCGAATCCTCAACAGG TCTTCAACGGATCAAAGCACATTAGATACAGACATTCCTTACCGATTAGCCGGACTCGCATTTGCTCTTATTCAGTTGTTCAGCATCATTATCCTTATGTCCCATGTTGCCTGGCAGATCTTCCTTCTCTTCATCGCGATCCTGGGAATCTCCTTCTGGTATCAG ACCTACTATATAACAACGGCTAGGGAGCTAGCAAGGATGGTTGGAAGCAGAAAGGCTCCAATCTTGCATCATTTCTCGGAATCCATCACAGGGGCCGGAACAATTCGATGTTTCAACCAGGAAGACAGGTTCATAGAGAAAAACCTGAGCTTAATTGATGATTATTCTCGTGTAGCATTCCATAACTCCGGCACAATGGAATGGCTGTGTGTTAGAATCaactttcttttcaattttgttttcttcctgGTGTTAATCATCCTGGTGAGCTTGCCGAGGTCCACTATCGACCCCA GCTTGGCAGGATTGGCAGCCACTTATGGTTTGAACTTGAATGTACTACAGGCATGGGTGATATGGAACTTATGTAACGTCGAAAACAAAATGATATCTGTTGAGAGAGTCCTTCAATTTACAAACATTGCTAGCGAAGCTCCTTTAGTGATCGAAGATCGTAGACCGAAACCTGAGTGGCCAACGGAAGGAACGATTGAACTTGAAAACCTTCAGGTTCAATACAAACCAACTCTCCCAGTGGTTCTTAAAGGTATAACTTGCACTTTCCCTGGAGAAATGAAGATTGGAGTTGTTGGAAGAACAGGAAGCGGAAAGTCCACTTTGATTCAAGCTCTTTTCAGGGTGGTCGAGCCTTCAGGTGGACGGATCATTATCGATGGAGTCGATATTTCCACCATCGGCTTGCAGGATTTGAGGTCTAGATTGGGCATAATCCCACAAGATCCAACATTGTTTCAAGGAACCATAAGAACCAACCTGGATCCTTTGCAACAGCATACAGATCAAGAAATCTGGGAG GTCCTTGACAAGTGTCGTCTTGCAGACATAGTGAGGCAGGATCAAAGGCTTCTCGATGCTCCAG TGGCCGAAGACGGAGAGAATTGGAGCGTTGGACAAAGGCAACTTGTTTGCTTAGCAAGGGTTCTTCTAAAGAAAAGGAGAATCTTGGTGTTGGATGAAGCAACAGCTTCCATTGATACAGCAACAGATAATGTGATTCAAGAGACAATAAGGGAAGAGACAAGCAAATGTACTGTCATCACTGTGGCACATAGGATACCAACTGTTATTGACAATGACTTGGTTCTGGTTCTTGATAAAG GGAAAATTGTGGAGTACGATAAGCCCGGGAACTTACTCGAAGACAGTTGTTCTTCGTTCTCGAAGCTGGTGGCTGAGTTCTTAAGATCATCACCCaagagtaataataataataatgttcacCACCGTTAA
- the LOC105780116 gene encoding putative ABC transporter C family member 15 isoform X2 has protein sequence MEVSLEVVNVPFAIALLAWIIIDILKRRGHENDSNNDDDVKGKIRGYLRVFNVVTVVFSIIIFVLNLGFGFYTYWNYGIVPTKSVCLAITWFVASLVLIYWMNRGFSELKPRPPLVLILWWVFSFGLVSFSVLVYVVRLLGFRELPYRLPEPDIVDVVSLPLLVLFCCRCCCRPLSHGELERPLLLRKENDDDSSFNNASLWSQLTFQWLNPLFEKGRIEKLELHHIPSVPESETADNASLLLEESIRKQKTKSTSLPKAITGTVWKSLAINAVFAGLNTIASYIGPFLISNFVNFLTQKDDSSSYHYGLVLAFIFFFSKTVESLTQRLWYFGAHRIGIRVRAALTVLIYKKSLSTKFVGPSNGKVINLINVDAERIGDFCWYIHGVWLLPIQVFLALVILYWNLGAAPSVAAVFATILVMVSNTPLANRQERLHSKIMEAKDSRIKVTSETLKSMRVLKLHSWEPTFLNKLLQLRETERNWLKKYLYTCSAVAFLFWASPTLVSVITFGVCILLETPLTSGTVLSALATFRILQEPIYNLPELISMIAQTKVSFDRIQEFLGEEDQRKFITSSGPKESGVAVEIKAGEYAWDSSSQSLKNPTIKITEKMKIMKGYKIAICGSVGSGKSSLLCSILGEIPRISGAVIKVYGKKAYVPQRPWVQTGTIRENILFGKDMDDAFYERVLEACALNQDIEMWDNKDMSVVGERGMNLSGGQKQRIQLARAVYSDSDIYILDDPFSAVDAHTGTHLFKKCLKGLLSEKTVIYATHQLEFLDAADLVLVMKDGLVVQSGKYEELIADSDGELVRQMNAHRKSLDQMNPPQDNDSLIAKPCQISQIEVIEEKYGDPICFGKLFERSQEEETETGRVKWSVYSTFVTAAYKGALVPVVLLCQVLFQGLQIGSNYWIAWATEENHKVSREQLIGTFVMLSGGSSIFILGRAVLLATIAIETAQRLFLGMITSVFRAPISFFDSTPSSRILNRSSTDQSTLDTDIPYRLAGLAFALIQLFSIIILMSHVAWQIFLLFIAILGISFWYQTYYITTARELARMVGSRKAPILHHFSESITGAGTIRCFNQEDRFIEKNLSLIDDYSRVAFHNSGTMEWLCVRINFLFNFVFFLVLIILVSLPRSTIDPSLAGLAATYGLNLNVLQAWVIWNLCNVENKMISVERVLQFTNIASEAPLVIEDRRPKPEWPTEGTIELENLQVQYKPTLPVVLKGITCTFPGEMKIGVVGRTGSGKSTLIQALFRVVEPSGGRIIIDGVDISTIGLQDLRSRLGIIPQDPTLFQGTIRTNLDPLQQHTDQEIWEVLDKCRLADIVRQDQRLLDAPG, from the exons ATGGAggtttctttagaagttgtaaATGTACCATTTGCTATTGCTTTACTAGCATGGATTATTATAGATATATTGAAACGTAGAGGACATGAAAATGATagtaataatgatgatgatgtaaAAGGTAAAATAAGGGGATATTTAAGAGTTTTTAATGTTGTCACTGTTGTGTTTAGTATTAtaatctttgttttaaatttgggttttgggttttatacTTATTGGAATTATGGAATTGTCCCTACCAAAAGTGTTTGTTTAGCTATCACTTGGTTTGTAGCTAGTTTAGTGTTAATATATTGGATGAACAGAGGTTTTAGTGAACTTAAACCACGGCCTCCTTTGGTTTTGATACTATGGTGGGTGTTTTCGTTCGGTTTGGTTTCGTTTTCGGTACTTGTTTATGTTGTTCGCTTGTTGGGGTTCAGAGAATTGCCTTACCGGTTGCCGGAACCTGACATTGTCGATGTTGTTTCCTTGCCTTTgttggttttgttttgttgtcGTTGTTGTTGTCGTCCTTTGTCTCACGGTGAACTCGAACGTCCGTTATTGCTTCGTAAGGAGAATGATGATGATAGTAGTTTCAATAATGCTAGTCTATGGAGCCAACTCACATTTCAATGGCTAAACCCTTTGTTTGAAAAGGGTCGAATCGAGAAACTTGAATTGCACCATATTCCTTCAGTTCCAGAATCTGAAACTGCAGACAATGCTTCGTTGTTGCTTGAAGAATCGATTcgaaaacagaaaacaaaatccACTTCATTGCCAAAAGCAATAACTGGTACCGTATGGAAGTCTCTGGCTATAAATGCAGTTTTTGCAG GGCTTAATACAATTGCTTCATATATTGGACCTTTCCTTATAAGCAACTTTGTGAATTTCTTAACACAAAAGGATGATAGTTCAAGCTACCACTATGGACTGGTTCTTgcatttatcttcttcttttcgAAGACCGTGGAATCGTTGACTCAACGGCTGTGGTACTTCGGTGCTCATAGGATCGGAATAAGGGTTCGTGCGGCTCTCACGGTGTTGATTTACAAAAAGTCTTTATCAACTAAGTTTGTTGGTCCAAGCAATGGAAAAGTCATTAATCTCATCAATGTAGATGCTGAGAGGATTGGAGACTTTTGTTGGTACATTCATGGAGTTTGGTTGTTACCTATACAAGTCTTTCTAGCCTTGGTAATACTTTACTGGAATCTCGGGGCGGCTCCTTCTGTTGCTGCCGTTTTTGCTACGATTTTGGTGATGGTGAGCAACACTCCGTTGGCTAATAGGCAGGAAAGGCTTCATTCCAAGATCATGGAAGCTAAGGATTCGAGGATAAAAGTGACTTCGGAGACTCTAAAAAGCATGAGAGTCTTGAAACTTCATTCATGGGAGCCTACGTTCTTGAATAAGCTTCTTCAACTTAGGGAAACAGAGAGGAACTGGCTTAAGAAGTACTTATATACGTGCTCGGCTGTTGCGTTTCTGTTTTGGGCATCACCGACTCTCGTGTCAGTCATCACGTTCGGTGTCTGCATTTTGTTGGAAACTCCATTAACATCAGGGACAGTACTTTCAGCTCTAGCAACTTTTCGGATTCTACAAGAACCTATATACAACCTTCCGGAGCTAATTTCCATGATTGCTCAGACAAAAGTCTCATTCGATCGAATTCAAGAGTTCCTTGGAGAAGAAGATCAAAGGAAGTTCATTACTAGCTCTGGTCCAAAAGAATCTGGTGTTGCAGTCGAAATCAAGGCAGGGGAATATGCTTGGGACTCAAGTAGCCAAAGCTTAAAGAACCCAACCATCAAAATCACAGAGAAGATGAAGATAATGAAAGGTTACAAGATAGCCATTTGTGGCTCCGTTGGCTCAGGTAAATCGAGCCTGCTTTGTAGCATACTAGGTGAGATCCCTAGGATTTCTGGTGCAGTTATTAAGGTTTACGGGAAAAAGGCTTATGTTCCTCAAAGACCTTGGGTTCAAACAGGCACTATTAGAGAGAATATATTATTCGGGAAGGATATGGATGATGCTTTCTATGAACGTGTTCTTGAAGCATGTGCCTTGAACCAAGATATTGAGATGTGGGATAATAAAGATATGAGTGTTGTCGGAGAACGGGGAATGAACTTAAGTGGAGGCCAAAAGCAGAGGATTCAATTGGCAAGGGCTGTTTACAGTGATTCCGATATTTATATCCTAGATGACCCTTTTAGTGCAGTTGATGCTCATACAGGAACGCATTTGTTCAAG AAATGTCTAAAGGGATTGTTGTCCGAGAAGACTGTCATTTATGCTACCCACCAATTAGAATTTCTAGATGCAGCAGACCTTGTTCTG GTGATGAAAGATGGTCTCGTTGTTCAGTCAGGGAAATACGAGGAGTTGATTGCTGATTCCGATGGTGAACTTGTTAGGCAAATGAATGCTCATAGGAAATCATTAGACCAAATGAATCCGCCCCAAGACAACGATTCCTTGATTGCCAAACCGTGTCAAATTAGTCAAATTGAAGTTATAGAAGAAAAATATGGAGATCCGATTTGCTTTGGCAAGCTCTTCGAACGGAGTCAAGAAGAAGAAACGGAAACCGGTCGTGTCAAATGGAGTGTTTACTCAACCTTTGTTACTGCAGCTTATAAGGGAGCTCTCGTTCCGGTCGTTCTCTTATGTCAAGTTCTCTTTCAAGGACTACAAATAGGAAGCAATTACTGGATTGCGTGGGCAACCGAGGAAAATCACAAGGTATCAAGAGAACAGTTAATAGGCACATTTGTTATGTTGTCTGGTGGAAGCTCTATCTTCATACTGGGAAGGGCAGTTTTGTTGGCAACTATTGCGATCGAAACAGCTCAACGTCTCTTCCTCGGAATGATAACATCAGTTTTTCGTGCACCCATTTCGTTCTTTGACTCAACACCCTCAAGTCGAATCCTCAACAGG TCTTCAACGGATCAAAGCACATTAGATACAGACATTCCTTACCGATTAGCCGGACTCGCATTTGCTCTTATTCAGTTGTTCAGCATCATTATCCTTATGTCCCATGTTGCCTGGCAGATCTTCCTTCTCTTCATCGCGATCCTGGGAATCTCCTTCTGGTATCAG ACCTACTATATAACAACGGCTAGGGAGCTAGCAAGGATGGTTGGAAGCAGAAAGGCTCCAATCTTGCATCATTTCTCGGAATCCATCACAGGGGCCGGAACAATTCGATGTTTCAACCAGGAAGACAGGTTCATAGAGAAAAACCTGAGCTTAATTGATGATTATTCTCGTGTAGCATTCCATAACTCCGGCACAATGGAATGGCTGTGTGTTAGAATCaactttcttttcaattttgttttcttcctgGTGTTAATCATCCTGGTGAGCTTGCCGAGGTCCACTATCGACCCCA GCTTGGCAGGATTGGCAGCCACTTATGGTTTGAACTTGAATGTACTACAGGCATGGGTGATATGGAACTTATGTAACGTCGAAAACAAAATGATATCTGTTGAGAGAGTCCTTCAATTTACAAACATTGCTAGCGAAGCTCCTTTAGTGATCGAAGATCGTAGACCGAAACCTGAGTGGCCAACGGAAGGAACGATTGAACTTGAAAACCTTCAGGTTCAATACAAACCAACTCTCCCAGTGGTTCTTAAAGGTATAACTTGCACTTTCCCTGGAGAAATGAAGATTGGAGTTGTTGGAAGAACAGGAAGCGGAAAGTCCACTTTGATTCAAGCTCTTTTCAGGGTGGTCGAGCCTTCAGGTGGACGGATCATTATCGATGGAGTCGATATTTCCACCATCGGCTTGCAGGATTTGAGGTCTAGATTGGGCATAATCCCACAAGATCCAACATTGTTTCAAGGAACCATAAGAACCAACCTGGATCCTTTGCAACAGCATACAGATCAAGAAATCTGGGAG GTCCTTGACAAGTGTCGTCTTGCAGACATAGTGAGGCAGGATCAAAGGCTTCTCGATGCTCCAG GATAA